Sequence from the Methanobacterium alkalithermotolerans genome:
CTATCACCAAAAAATATCCGGACCGGGAGGATTGCCGGTTGGAACTCAGGGGAAATTAGTGGCTTTACTCTCAGGAGGAATTGATTCTCCTGTAGCTACTTATCTAATGATGAAAAGAGGTTGCCAGATAATTGCACTTAATTTTAATAATGATCCCTTCACCAGCCAGGTGTCCCTGGAAAAAGTTCAAAAAATAGTAGAAAAATTAAGAGAATATTCTCCAGGAGTAAAGCTTGATTTAAAGGTTGTAGAATATGGGGAATATTTACAAAACTGTAAAGCTAAGGCACCAGAAAGAATGACCTGTGTTCTTTGTAAAACTGGAATGTATCGTATTGCCGAGATGGTGGCCAGTAGAGAAGGGGCCATGGGTATTGTGGATGGAAGTAGTATGGGCCAGGTGGCATCTCAAACACTTCCTAATTTGATGGTTACCCGACATGCAGTTAAAATACCAATTTTAAGTCCCTTGATTGGTATGGACAAGGTCGAAATTGAAAATATGGCCAAGGAAATAGGTACCTATGATATTTCTATTATACCTGATGGGGGGTGCACTGCAGTTCCACGATATCCAGAGACCAACGCGGATCTAGAAAGGGTTCTGGATGCCCAGGAATCCATGGACATGGATGGAGAATTAAAAAATGCATTAAAATCTCTGAAAAAAAAATTATAAATTTTTCCACAAGCCGGATATTATTAAAGGGACTAACCCTCTCATTTTTTTTAGTTATTATGATTTTTATAGAGGGATAAGTTTTTAAATCATAATAAAATAAATACTAAGTATATAACTCAAATTAAACTATTTTCAGGTAGATATGTTTTGAACTTTGATTTCCATTCTTTAACCATATGGTTTGAATTTTATAAAAATATATAAAAAAAGATTTTTTGGAAAAACCTGATACTTATGGAGGTGTTTTTACATGAAAACAACTATTAGTGTAATAAAAGCAGACGTAGGAAGTGTAGCCGGACATGGACTGGCCCATCCAGCATTACTTGCAAAATGTGAGGAATTTCTTGCAAAAGCAAAAGAAGAAGAACTTCTTACAGATTATTATGTAACCAACTGTGGAGATGACACTGAATTAATAATGACCCACAAAAATGGTGAAGAAAGTGAGGAAATTCACAAATTAGCATGGGATGCAT
This genomic interval carries:
- the thiI gene encoding tRNA uracil 4-sulfurtransferase ThiI; translation: MMVKYDLIIARYGEVGLKSPKVRSRFEKKLLSNIRSAFDCEVKVSQGRIFINPSNFKEALQGLGKIFGIVSFSPAIGLKTDRDEITSKLEGYVDELEAEGAISSKTSFAIRCRRVGEHEFTSQELAGYAGSLVIKKTNSPVDLTNPELEIFLEVRDNETFIYHQKISGPGGLPVGTQGKLVALLSGGIDSPVATYLMMKRGCQIIALNFNNDPFTSQVSLEKVQKIVEKLREYSPGVKLDLKVVEYGEYLQNCKAKAPERMTCVLCKTGMYRIAEMVASREGAMGIVDGSSMGQVASQTLPNLMVTRHAVKIPILSPLIGMDKVEIENMAKEIGTYDISIIPDGGCTAVPRYPETNADLERVLDAQESMDMDGELKNALKSLKKKL